Below is a genomic region from Ziziphus jujuba cultivar Dongzao chromosome 7, ASM3175591v1.
AAAGGTTCCTTCGGTGGCCAGAAAACTCGATTGAAGCTTTGGCCAAACTTTCCGTTgtcgtatctctcaaacggtgaggaatctgggcAAAATAACCATGAAAATGAGTTTAGAGGGTTCAAAAATGGTAGAAAAGGTCTACGGGTTGGCCTGAGACGGCCACCCACCTCGCCGGCCGCCATTTGCTGTGAAATTTCGCGTCCAAGCTCACCTCAACGTGATCTTCCTCCATGGATCGCATGTGTAATAACTTGATGGCCGAAATGGCCAAAAACAACAGTGACCCTATTCGCTGTTAAACGGGTCGAAAAGATCCAGTTCGGACCCATGAGTCTGTGGGAAGAATTTCTCAGGTTTTAGGGATGAAATGGGTATCTTGGAAAttgatttcttatttttccTGCTTATtgaggcttatataaagccttggatCACTATCAGACAAAAACTAGGGActagtttggacactgatataaaacttatgcttaaaacttctcggaactataactttttattcgtaactcggaatttggcgtgccaccaatctatgaactcgtatcgacgagatctatacAATGGTATCTCATCAAACTAAAAAcattgaccattgaaaaagtcaacttggacccacatattATTCAAttgatcaaacttggtcaaacttgttaaaatatgtgaattttttgTACGAGGTGTTATATTAGTGGTGGAAACTTGTCTTGGGTTGGTAAGCAATCCAGACTTACTTATCTAGACTTGGCCTCTGCCAATTTGACTGGTGAAATCCCGTCTTCTCTTCAAAACCTTACCCAACTCATAGCATTATACCTTGATCAAAATCAAATAACTGGTTTATTACTAGCTTGGATAGGAAACGTTACCCACCTAACTTAGTTACTTCTTAGAGTAAATGACTTTTCAGGTCCGATTCCAGAGCCACTTTTCAAACTTAAGAATCTTAATACTTTTTATTTAGATGAGAATGTTTTGAGTGGCATGGTGAAATTTGACATGTTTCTTAGTCTAAAAAATCTCACTCATGTCCAAATGAACGCCAACACTGTATCATTGCTCATTGAATCTGAAAGTACTCTGAATGTAACTCTTCCCAAGTTCAGGGTCCTAGGATTGTCTCTATGCAACGTAAGCAAGTTCCCAGATTTTCTTAGGTATCAAGATCAACTGGAATGGTTGGAGCTTTCGGAAACAACATCCATGGCCAAATACCCAAATGGATGTGGAACACCAACACTAAAACTTTGAAGTTGTTAGGCCTTTCTAACAACTTCTTTACAGGTTTTGACCAACTTCCAGATGTTCTTCCCTACGCTAATCTACGGATGCTATGCCTTTCGATGAACATGCTGCAGGGACCCCTTCTAATTCCTCCACCATCTACCGTTGAATATGACATCTCAGAGAATCTGCTAACTGGAGAAATCTCATCGTTGATCTGCAATCTAAGTTCACTTGAGTATCTCAGTTTGTCCGATAACAAATTGAGAGGCACACTTCTGTAATGTCTAGGAAACTTCAATGATTCTCTGGTGGTTATGATACTAGGAAATAATAGTTTTCATGGAAACGTTCCTGGAATGTGCAAAATTGGAAGCAATTTGAGGATGATGGACCTTAGTTCAAACAGTTGCAAGGGCAATTACCCGGTCACTGGTGAACTGTGCCATGCTTGAGAATCTTGATCTCACGAACAATCAACTCAGTGATGTTTTTCCCTCTTGGCTGGGGACTCTTCTTGAGTTAAAACTTCTCCTGCTGCATCAAAACGGGTTCTATGGCAAGATAGGCAGGCCTAATAGGCATTTAGACTTCCCCATGTTGCTCATAATTGATCTCTCATGCAATAACTTCACAGGTGAGTTGCCATCAGAATACTTGTCCATTTGGAGTTCCATGAAAGAGGCTAATACAAAACATTCAAACTATTTGAAGGCACAAACAAGTTTGCTTATGATCAATGAAATGTTGCCCATCGTTTATGGTTACTTaattacaataacaaataaaggggTGGAGAGGTACTACAAAGCAATCATGGACAATTTTGCGGTCAATGATCTCTCAACCAACAGATTTGAAGGAGAAATTCCAAACCTCATTGGGAGTCTACAGGGACTTCATTCGCTCAATCTTTCTAACAACTTACTCAATGGGGCCATTCCAATAACTTTGGGAAACTTAACAGAACTTGAGTCACTGGACCTTTCTCAAAACCAGCTGTCAGGAGAAATACCTCACTAGCTGATGCAACTCATATTCCTTGAAATCTTCAATGTGTCTTACAACAATCTCATAGGGCCAATACCGCAAGGCAACTGACTTGATACGTTTGACAGGACTTCATACGAGGGCAATCCGGGATTATGTGGAAAACCATCTCCAAGGCAATGCGAGACTCCACCATCGCCACCTTCCACTTCTGAAAAAGAAGACCAATCAGGGTCTTCAATTAAGGTTGATTGGAGATTTGCTCTGGCGAGATTTATTGGCGGGTTTATTGTTGCAGTGGTTCTTAGTGACTCTCTGACACTAAGGTTGGTAAAATGGTTGATTGATAGTCTTGAGACTTTCGGATGGAGCCTGCCTAAAAGGAGAAGAGACAGGAGGAGACGTAGAGTTTGAATTTGAATGTAAAAATAATGCTTTGTATTCTCTAAATActctgttttcctttttctgttttttatgtaATAAGCCTTCCTTCTCTGTTCACATGTTAAGCTTTTATGATCCCTGGCATGGCATCAAACAATTTCACCTAGCAGACTCTACATTTTTCCACTATTTCAATACACATTCCAATTCTATCTGtctagggatgtcaatttgccccgcccatccccgaaaccgcggtgcaccgcccctaacggggCAGTTTTTCCCCGCAAAAACGGGGTGACGGGGCGGGCTTGGGCTTACTCTCTTAGACCCGAAGCGGGGATGGGCCGGGACCGGGTATTAAAGACCCCGGCCCGAACCCGGCCCgtatatattacttttttttttaatattttttttaatattttgaaaattaaaattaaacttattcgATTATTCCTTCCTTTCTCCTAGCTTTGATGTGTGCACATGATTGGTTATGGGCTGAAAttaatggtatgaaaaattaaattttatatttttttgtgttaaataatttttgtatttattgttaactaattaatctcatttttgttagcttcatcttcttcaccgtatgttggagcttgttcttctactatgagtgacatagaaattgatgaggaggtaaattgaatttatttattacaaaaaattttatattaaattgtttaaaattttttaatattatttaatagttttgtctatttttgtagcaatcaactcttacggaacattctttcatggagacttaaggaaatgagaagtaaaactttattatgtgtgcatgtgtatttttataaattttatgtttatgtatttggattatattatattgtattttttgagaatgtatgttattaaaattataaatttgaactttgatatcttttattgtatttttattatatttttggtcattttatttatattttgcttatagaagaaatttttttaatataaatttatcaaaaaaaattatatcaattatatgaaaaaaaacaaatggggaaACCGTCCCCGCACCGCCACCGATTGGGGAATCCCCGTCCCCGCCCCGTTTCTAAAAAAATGGGGAAAATTGCGGAGATGGGATGAAAAATCCCTTACAGGGAtggggacgggattttaaaaaccggccccgccccatcccgttgacatccctataTCTGTCATCTCCTCAAAACAAATCCCAACCCAAGCCCGTATCCTCGAGCTTGATATAACCATCAGTCATGTTCATGGCATTAGATGCAGTTGATCTAGTCTTTCTCAGGCATTTAATCAAAATACCTTCCTTGCATGAACCATACTTCATGTTCTTGCAAAACCATAAAATTGAGAGCTAACCACGACACTCGGGTTTTTCCCTGTCACTTCATTGAACAACTTTCTTGCACAACCCATTTTCTCAAACCTCGCATGCATATGTCTAAGCAAAACCCACTTAACAACATAACTATCATGCACCCTAAACACCCGCATTGAAACCAAAAGACTTCAACTTCTCTCCTAAGTGTATTCTTAGGTCTAAGCAAGCATttgctttcaaatttttttttaaattacttttatgagtaattaaaaaagattaaaGATAAATTGACTTTTATTTCTTGTAAGGTTTAACCTCGTGGATAAAATgggaatattattattacttctttttttttttctgatatgattaaaaaaaaaaagaataataattaaccGTGTTTGAAAATCATGCTATCGATTGACAATTTTGTTAACCAAAAGTATGATTAACATTTATAATTATCTGCTTGTAGTGGGTGACTGGTTTGAGCAAGTACGCGTTTTCCAATCCGAAGTAAGTGGCTTTGGCAAGTGACAAATAAATATACCTTGGTATTTACTTACTTGGGATTGGAAACAGCTTTCGGACTTTGTCAAGTAAACTTAGCCAAGTAGTCAACCGCTAAAAGCAAATCATTGCAAATGTTAATCATACTTTGGTTGACTATCAGAGAgtcaattaattttcaatttttcaatattcTCATCAAGtagataggtttttttttttttttttttttttcctcctactTATTGCGAAGCTCTCTAGGTGGAAAAGGACAATAGCTTTAACAATTGAGGTGAATAATATGATAGCTGGAAACTACAGCTTCTGTTATTTCAGAATTTTGAAACACTTAATAGGACCCACAAAAAAGTATCAACCATAGAGGCAGTATATAAATGCAAGTatgcaatgaaaataaaatacaatagaaTTTGTTAGTAACATCTGCAGTACTTCTCAATATATTATTCACTCATCATGAATCATCAATGTTATACGTAATTCATCTTTGTTGTTCTGATAACCAAGACATACAGACTAATGGAGAAGGGAAAAAATGGATGAcagaaaaatagataattaaagAGTGTAGTGCTGATTAATGGCGTTATCGATATCTAAGCCCCTTAGCTTTGCAAATGACTCAACCCTGCCTTTCAGAGTGTGCAACTCCCTCATTCtgcattgtcaaaaaaaaaaaaaaaaaaaaaaaaaaaaaaaaagataaagtaaGAAATTTAGATCAAGATAATGtaataagaaaaagtaaaagaaatcaattttaatGAGATACACCATTGATAATTAAGAACACAAAGACTAACCTTGCAATCTCTGCGCGCCTTCTTGCTTCTTCTGCCATGAGATTGATGTCCCTGAAAGTGGCCCTATCAAAATATGTTTTCGCTTCAGGTGTCTGTAGACCATGCAGTGTTCGCTGCTCTGTTGCCCATGCAGCTTCACGTGCTTCCTTTCCAAAGTCCTTTTTGCTCGTAAATGCAGTCTGTTTATTAGATGCAGCAAAACATTCTTATTAGCATTTGATTTCTGGAAATtgtttctttaaaatatataatttgcacccttcttttttcttcttatgaTTGTACTGAACTATTTTGAGACTTGATATTTCATGAAAGATGAATGACAGACTCACTCTTCGTTCCACCACTAAATTCCAGGCCCTTCCACTGAGAGCATACCGGACTGCAAATTTGAGAGGATCGAGCAGGAAATAAGTCAAGATATTGTACAACCAAATTACTCCTGTCCACCGCCAACCGATACTTTTGATGCCGGCGAATTTCCAAGTTGCTGTGGCTGATAATACTGTTGCTATCTGAAATGGTCATATTCTAAAATATTTAAGTTACATGGGAAATGCAGAAAGTAGAAATTCGTTGTTGACTGAATTGGAGAAATGCAGCAACAAGGAATGAACGTTATGTCAGAATTCTTTAAACGGTTAAAGAGGATAATTTTCACTGTGAAAAAAGCTACACCTATTTAGTATTTGAAGGTCTTTAAGATCTGAGGCACAATTCATATATGTCTTTGCATTATGAAATCAACTGTACTTTACCTAAGCAAATGAAATTTCAACATAGAAGTCCAAGAATTGCATACCAATTGAGCAATGATGAAAGCAATCACGAGCAAAAAGCCAGGTCTTTCAGTGAATGACCAGCCCCTCGAGCGAGTCACAAATATCAAGGCCTGGCTGATGGTACTGACTTGAAGATACACAGCAGATGATAACATTGCGTTCAGTGGTTCAGATTCAGTCTCATTTGTCATGTTAAAATGATGCTTATTGAAGTCTGACACCTTAAAATGATTCTGCAAGTAGAAACAAGGTTTGGATTATAAATCCAGAGAAAATTGAGATATCCATTCTCACGTGCAtaggaaaaaacaaattttttgagCCGCTTGTTGACAACTAATATCTGATGTTCCCAGAATCTGATTCAGGATCTATGCCCTTATTCACTTTCTGATTGAACAATAAATTtagacttctttttttttaaaaaaatgcaatttacaAGGTAAAACGAGGAAAGGAGGGCATTACCGGAAAGAAGTTAGTTTCAAAGGCTGCCCAGAAGAATATCACTGTCATTAGTGCAAGGTAACCACCAAGGACAACCCCAGTCGCAAAAATTTCAGTTAGCTTCCAACTGTCAGGAACTGGAGATGGCTTTACCCTGTCTTTTGATATGGTCATTATAGTACCTGTAAACAAGCTAACATGTCAGGCAACAAGCTTGAAGCATAACGTAATTATAGATCAAAACTAGGaagacaaacaaacaaacaaaaaaaaaaaaaaaaaaaaaaaaaaaaaaaaaaaagaaagaaggctaACAAACTATTAAAACTAACCATCATTAAGAATGGCAATGACAAGAACCATGAATGGAGGGAAGTCATACTCCCAGAAGACTGTCAGCAACATAAAACCAAGCTGCAATAGAAATTCGAgttgttaactatataaaattttgatggtATGAAGTATTTTGGATTTTGACGGTCAGAagtattttggaattttcttttcattttatttatttttaataatttagcaTGAAAATATAAGCTTACCACAATACGTATGGTGATCGAGACAGCATATATCTGAGACAGAGACAGAGTAAAAAACGTAGAGAAAGTCAGCATTTTTTGACACTCAAATGAAAGCTTTTAGTTGAGAATATTGCCCGAGTATTGTAAACAATGTTAGATTACCGTGTAATTTTTCATTCTTTGGAATATTGCACGGCTTGTTAAAACAGCACTAATGATTACACTCAAGCCAGGTTCAGTTAAAACTATATCTGATGCACTACGAGCAGCATCTGTAGAATCTGCTACAGCAATTCCAATGTCAGCTTTCTTCAAGGCAGGGGCATCATTAACTCCATCACCAGTCATTCCGCAGATGTGTTTTCTGCCTTGTAATCTGCTAACAATCTCATATTTATGTTCTGAAATAAGAGGAAGGTATGATAAGAAGCTGAATGAGAAACCAAGTGAAATGGATACTATTATTACACTGAAGACTGACCAGGAAAGACGCCAGCAAAACCATCAGCTTTCTCAATGAGCTCATCAATAGGGAGAGCGGCAAGTTCCCCATCCTTATTTTCACCTAGCAGAGATGAAGAGGGGTACATGTTTGTGCCCATCCCAAGCCGCCTTCCTGTTTCCTTACCAATAGCAAGTTGGTCACCTGCAGAGTGTTTGAATTCGATGAAACACTACTAAATATCATGTTTTATTGtgttatacaaaaaattaatcgTGAAAGTTTGGTTTCAGAAAGTGAAATCCAAGTTTAGATGTAGAACAACACAGCAATCCACAACAGGCATGCTGATATCTCTCAGAGTTTGAGCCTGAAGGATGGAAATCAATGTCTCAAGGCTAGAAAATTGGTCATGACATCATATTACTTTTCAATAGcgtaggaaaagaaaaagaatgatatAAAGGTTGTTTTTCCCTAAATTGGGTTGTGAACTGGATACTAATAATGTGTATAATAATTGACATCTTAATCCTGCTTTAAATGGTGCACCACACCAAGTTATATCTTCGAGCAGAATTTGAGTGAAATCACATATGCTAAACACAGTAGGAAAACTTGaatattctatatataaagCAGTGTCATGTACCTGTGATCATTTTAACACTCACACCAAGGTCCAGAGCTCTTCTGATTGTTTCAGCGCTGTCATGGCGAGGAGGATCAAATAGAGGGAGAAGAGCAACAAATTCCCAGGGGCCTCCAGGACTGTCTTTAGTTCCTTCAGGTACTTCCTAAAGGAAATGAAACTTTCCTGTCTCAGAATGCTAAAAAGAAACACATAATGGATATGAGATGACTAACCAATCAATAAGAGATAACAGACCTGGCGTGCAACACCAAGTGACCGCAATCCACGTTCCGCATACTTGTCAATTATGGCATGAACTCTCTTTTGAATTTCTGACTTGTTATGAGCAAGATTGAGAATCTACATTTACATGTGTTTGGAAGAACTCAGTAAGCATGGCATACATTTTGACGGCCAACGGGGCCTCTCCGAAACTTTAACACATATACTTTACCTGCTCTGGTGCACCTTTGCTGACTCTGTGCATTTTACCAGCAGCATCAATGTATGTAAGTGCAGTCCTCTTGTCAGTTGGATTAAATGGAAGGAAATGAACCTCTTTAATTCCCGCTCGTGCCTTAAAGTTGACagaataaatgcataaatttcATATCAAAGTTCAAAGAAGATATATCTATCATGAGTTGGAAGACAAACTAGAAAgtgttttaattttcattaattgaAAAGGAAATAACTTCATTACCTCCTTTGGGTCGGCCAACATTGAAACAATTGCAGCATCAATGGCATCTTGATTTTCTAACCTTGATGCTCTTGCAGCCATAAGTACAACCAGATCCTTGTCAACACCTTTGGCAAATACCTGCCATGACAATATATGCATAATGTCAATTTGTTTGGAAAGCAAAACACATCAGCCTTTCagaataaaagagaaaataaaagttcCAATGGATTCAGTATGGAGGCTATTTCTATATTAATGCTATGCATGAAGAttgaaaaccaataaaaatggAGCAAGACTTAACCTCAATCATGTTTTTATCCACTGTAAGCTTGTTAAGTGTCAGTGTTCCTGTTTTATCACTGCATAGCACGTCCATTCCAGCCATTTCTTCAATGGCAGTCATTCTCTTTGTTATAGCACCCTGCACAAGAAACAGATGCTCATTATCCAAAAAAGTACAAGGCTGCGAGTACGTCcataagaaaaattatcaaCACCATCTATACTACATCTTTTCAGAGTCATCTGAATTCAAATGATGAATGCTCAAACCTGCTGGGATAAACGATGGGAACCAATAGCCATTGTAACAGAAAGAACTGTTGGCATGGCAATGGGGATTCCACCAATCAGCAGGACAAGTAGGTTATCAACACCAACACGGTATTCCCTCTCCTGGAGACCATATATCACTATGATTTCAATAACCATCCCAGCAGCAATTGAACAAATGCAGAAGTTTCCAATTGCTGTTAAAACCTGAAACCGTGACAATAGTATATTAAaacattgaaaagaaaatttgcaTAAGTGTTTTGACTCTCATCAGTTGACTATTACGATTAGGAGTTCATAAATGAACCTGCTGGAAATGGCCAACATGTGTTGTGTTTTCGACAAGATGAGCTGCCTTCCCAAAGAAAGTATGAACTCCAGTTGCAATGACAACTGCTTCAATTTCGCCTTGCTTGCAGGTTGAACCTGAATAAACCCCATCACCTGGATTTTTGGTTACTGGAAGTGATTCTCCTGTAAGAGCAGACTGAAAGTAACAAAGACAATGTCAGATTCAGGAGGCTATTCTACTTCAGAAAGATTGATATATAATACAATAACattacaaaaataaagtaaatctGTTGCCCCTCTTGTTGTAGACAAAAAGGATGTCAACTCTGATTCATCAAAAGATTTTGCACTGAATCTTTTGCCAATATGTTCAAATTGTATCATAATAAGCTTGTCTTTTGTTAGCGATCACCTGATCAATCTTCAAAGGATCTCCTGCAAGAAGACGTGCATCTGCAGGAATAATGTCGCCAAGCTTGATACTAATTATGTCTCCAGGGACCAACACCGCAGCATCTTCCTCACTCCATTTTCCATCACGTAGAACCTAGTATTAGAGATGAATAGAGATATAAAATGATGTGATCAAGAACCAAAGGTAAACAAGATAAAGGATAAAACTAATTTATGGCCTTCAAACCATAATTGAAGTGATTTGTGCAATTTAATCTGTGAAGAGATCTTAACCTTGGCTTTTGGTGCCAACCGAGCCATAAGAGCTGCAGCTGCATTTCCAGCATTGTTCTCCTCTATAAAACTGATGGTAGAATTGATAATCAGTAGGACAATGATGCCAACGAAATCGTGATAATCTGTACCTTTGTCCTGCACAAATAAGTTGTTAAAGAACATGTATGCATTGGGTGTCCCATGTTGGAAAGATAATATGAAAGTGTAGGACTAATACAGTTGATCAGTTCACAACCTAATTGATCAATTATGTGGATCAAGTAAGGTTCTACAAGCATATTAAAATCTGTTTGGTTTTCTTTGAAATCTATATTATGACTAAAGAATAAATGTCAATCAGTAGAAAAAAGTAAattgttctttctttctttagaggaaggaaaaatatttatatttatatatacatatatatatatatatatatatatatatattatatgaggGAAGTTATATAATACATACCCCTCCATGTGCAAGAGCAATGGCCATGATAGCTGCAGCTTCCATGACCCATGACAGAGGATTCCACATGAACCCCAAGAACTTCAGTATTTTACtttcctatttaaaaaaaaaaaaaaaaaaaaaaaaaaaaaaaaaaaagaaaggcaatAGTATAAAAACCAGTCAAAGATTGAAGCAGATGAATGATAACTCAAGTATAAAAAGTGAAGATAAAGAGGTTCACGTTTATTGCTCAATGATTGTTAGCTGACCTTCTTTTCTTCAAGTTTGTTATATCCAAACAAATCCAAGCGCT
It encodes:
- the LOC132804452 gene encoding receptor like protein 28-like, coding for MVGAFGNNIHGQIPKWMWNTNTKTLKLLGLSNNFFTGFDQLPDVLPYANLRMLCLSMNMLQGPLLIPPPSTVEYDISENLLTGEISSLICNLSSLEYLRNNSFHGNVPGMCKIGSNLRMMDLSSNSCKGNYPVTGELPSEYLSIWSSMKEANTKHSNYLKAQTSLLMINEMLPIVYGYLITITNKGVERYYKAIMDNFAVNDLSTNRFEGEIPNLIGSLQGLHSLNLSNNLLNGAIPITLGNLTELESLDLSQNQLTSYEGNPGLCGKPSPRQCETPPSPPSTSEKEDQSGSSIKVDWRFALARFIGGFIVAVVLSDSLTLRLVKWLIDSLETFGWSLPKRRRDRRRRRV
- the LOC107424240 gene encoding plasma membrane ATPase 1, with the protein product MVTSTVRLDDVLKEAVDLENIPLEEVFEQLRCTGEGLDSDEVQKRLDLFGYNKLEEKKESKILKFLGFMWNPLSWVMEAAAIMAIALAHGGDKGTDYHDFVGIIVLLIINSTISFIEENNAGNAAAALMARLAPKAKVLRDGKWSEEDAAVLVPGDIISIKLGDIIPADARLLAGDPLKIDQSALTGESLPVTKNPGDGVYSGSTCKQGEIEAVVIATGVHTFFGKAAHLVENTTHVGHFQQVLTAIGNFCICSIAAGMVIEIIVIYGLQEREYRVGVDNLLVLLIGGIPIAMPTVLSVTMAIGSHRLSQQGAITKRMTAIEEMAGMDVLCSDKTGTLTLNKLTVDKNMIEVFAKGVDKDLVVLMAARASRLENQDAIDAAIVSMLADPKEARAGIKEVHFLPFNPTDKRTALTYIDAAGKMHRVSKGAPEQILNLAHNKSEIQKRVHAIIDKYAERGLRSLGVARQEVPEGTKDSPGGPWEFVALLPLFDPPRHDSAETIRRALDLGVSVKMITGDQLAIGKETGRRLGMGTNMYPSSSLLGENKDGELAALPIDELIEKADGFAGVFPEHKYEIVSRLQGRKHICGMTGDGVNDAPALKKADIGIAVADSTDAARSASDIVLTEPGLSVIISAVLTSRAIFQRMKNYTIYAVSITIRIVLGFMLLTVFWEYDFPPFMVLVIAILNDGTIMTISKDRVKPSPVPDSWKLTEIFATGVVLGGYLALMTVIFFWAAFETNFFPNHFKVSDFNKHHFNMTNETESEPLNAMLSSAVYLQVSTISQALIFVTRSRGWSFTERPGFLLVIAFIIAQLIATVLSATATWKFAGIKSIGWRWTGVIWLYNILTYFLLDPLKFAVRYALSGRAWNLVVERRTAFTSKKDFGKEAREAAWATEQRTLHGLQTPEAKTYFDRATFRDINLMAEEARRRAEIARMRELHTLKGRVESFAKLRGLDIDNAINQHYTL